The Salvia splendens isolate huo1 chromosome 20, SspV2, whole genome shotgun sequence nucleotide sequence catcaTTTTAAGGTTGAAACACTTAACTAAAAATGTTCAATTGTTTATATCTTTATGAATATAATtcacaatttaaatttttattaagactatattgattagttattaatttaatataaaataataataataatagttattattatataataattatataatttactataattaaaataattatactataattatttattaattaatactagtttttagtattataaaagtaatattattataataatagttaaatataattataactttaattttaattaagtatatttgaattatataaaaaatttaattattaatttgtaacatcaaaataataatattaatattgatcgATAATAATtgtataaagagtgaggagaatgagaaaagatattataattatcacttttggtactatTATTGTGTATGCCCAAAATATCCTCTATGACacaaatgagaaaatgtatttgtttagagggcatttttgggtgaaaattgcatcaggtacaaaaaatgtgatttatagataccaaaaatgatataaaataaagatcaagtaacatttatgtgcgaaagtgaaagattaGGTACCATTTATATAGTCCACTCTTTTTATAAAGAACCCTCTTTAATCAATGTGCAGGGCCATTTTGAATAGCTCTATTCATTTTCTGctattaaaaaaaccactattCTTTAATCAATGTAGAAtatactttctccgtcccataaaaatatggacaatgGGTATAACACgataattaagataaaattggtaaagtaagagagagagaagaattatatggtaaagtaagaaagataaggagaatgatagttaaagtagtgttagtagataatgagatctacattattaaattgatataacttttcaaaaatggaatgcatatttttttatgggatggacgaaaatggaaagtgcacatatttatgagacagagagagtaaaacaataaaaaaaatatacctcGATTTCCCCCTGAAATATGAAATTTATATTATTGCTAGTGATCATTTTCTTTACATGGAATTCGACATTCTAGTCCTCGAAATGAATGGAGTTGAATGCAAAAGATTTAGCTAAAACCGGCTGACATGTACTCaaattcaaaattgaaaagAATAAATCGAGTACAAATTTTGCCAAAATATCgtgtattttgttttatttttctaaatctTGGTAAAAAGGAAATCGATTCCTCCCTAAACTATTTCCGATGATGTGGGTATCGAGAAAGTTATCAAGTCAAGTGTAATACTTAattaacttttatcaaatagaAATGATAATAaactataaaacaaaataatactatagcCTAATTTGATAATAATATAGaagtaaaaatattatatataaattgaaactaaagaaaactaaaaagaaTATATAGAAAATGAAAGTGATACATTATAAAAAGCGACCACTTAAATatcatgaataaataaatattgacaGTTGCTTGTTAGTGCAGTTAAGTATATGCGTGAAACGTGCAATACTTCCActccttttaattttgaaatatatgCTTCTTTTACCATTTCCAAGTCTTCCTCTTTTATTATGGGTCTGATCCAACTTGATATTTTCTCAAACAATTAGTAAACCAATTATTTTCACAGTAATGCCCTCCTCAGACCTCAAATATAATTCACATCATGAACAATTAATATGAAGTGAAAAACTTTTATTAAtctatgaataaaaaaaattcaacattaTAGTAACAAAATTATTGATTTCACCATGTTTATTCATTTCCACAAGAAACAAAAGACCAGATTTGAAACACTACGTGCATTAGTTTATTATATTACATCAAAATAAATCCATTTTTCcaaattgcattttattagtattacatTATGTAAGAAAATTAACAACAACTTCATGTTATATATACTCCATGTATTGAAAGatgtacaaaatacacatatgatattcttttctttACTACTAATAAACAAGTGCATGAATACATATCAAACAAACCCCCTCTATAATAATCAAGTCTCACACACACATCACTCTAAAGCGCCTGACCAACTGAGATGCGTCGCATGGTCAATAATTCAACAATGAAGTTATAAACGAAAAGATCTTCTAGTCAGTAGGCGGTGAGAAGGTATCGGTGGAACAAGAGACGACCCAGCAGCCGGCGAGCGTGACCCCGAGAAAGGCGACGACAAACGCCATGCAGGCGACGACATAGAAGCACCTCCACGACCTCTGGCACATGACGGCAATGGTGTCGTGGCCAGCTCCGGTATCCGCATCATCCAAGGATGCCTTGTAGCGAAGAGCGATCCTGAGAAGCGCGCAGGAGTTGAGGACGCCAGCGAGGGCCGACAGGGTCATGGGGACCCACCTGTGGCCGCACTTGAGGTGCGAGGGCGCGTGGTAGAATGCGGTGAAGATGACGCCTTGGAACACGAAGTAGTAGTTGGCCAGCTGGAACGCCTCTTTCTCCAGGTGCCGAGTCTGCTCCTTTTTCGCGGCTTCGACATCGCCATCCACCATTGCctgattcttcttcttcttccttcttctctttgattaattatgtatatatattggaGCTCATTTGAATAATTAGAAATGATTAACTAAAATATTTGCAGCAACAACTGAAACGCGGTGCTGTTTGGTTTGGTAGCTTACTCGGATATCattcattatttttgttttcttttaccGTTTCTTAGTCTTTTCTTATGTTTTAACTAATGATTGGCTAGGAATGGGATCTTTTCATTACTTATTTTAACTAATCATTATTCAGTTCGTATTAATATAGATGTATTTTATGTATCTAGCCACTTTCTTATATGCTCGCATGCTTCATCTCCATAATGGATATGGTTTCTAAAACCATATATTTTGGCCTAATTTTAGTATTTCACAccaattttataattgatttaaaatatcaCTAATGTTACATTTATTGTGTTATTTTCCCACCCAATcgaaataatatattttcaatgaaaaattatttatcTGCACAACCGTGAAACATTAATGATTTAGTTGTATCAAGTAAGATAAGAAAAAATTATGCATGTTAATCGGATATGGTTATTAACCGTCGTGAAAAATAACACAAgagatataaatttttttttattttttataacaaTTTTCAAATTCATGGAATATATCTAAATTAAACCAAATCATAGTTTTAGTGaccaatattattttataatatgattAATGAACAAAAATAATGCAAGCTATGCTCAGCTTTAActaaaagttaatatttgccTCTAATATCGTGGAACTTTTAAAAAGTTAGGTTTCTCccacaaactttaaaattggaaaataataacACGAACTTtacccgagtttgttattttccatCGTCGAAAAAGCTACgacaaataatattatgatacatatttttttcgtaatttctcgacaacaacttcgagagattcaagttcttcaatctttgaggatagtttttcttgaaataCACCTtccaaaattgttcttcaatctattaatatagctAGAATTTTTTCGTGAGTGTGAATTAACAAACTCAGagtaaagttcatgatattatttgtcaagttAAAAGTTCGTGGGGAaatccaactttttgaaagttcaaTGATATTAGGGGCCAATATCCTTTTTTAtttctccctccgtccacgaaaaatagagtatatttgtcatttttagttttcatgaaaaatagagcacatttaaaaaagaaagttttcaacaacttctttcttacttttttccctcatctcttactaataatatggacctcacattccactagtactacttctctcttacttttttcctttctctcttactttaccaatttcacattaaaacccgtgatATTCACAACGTgtcctattttttgtggacggatgaagtataataAATCAATATAATTAGTGATTAGTTTTATACGTTAAAAGCCAGTATTGTTATGAGTTTATTCTGTAAACAAAAGTGATTGCTCTTATAAATAAAAACGAAAGCTCCATTAACTAAATATCatgaaataaactaaaaaaacaaaaggagAAACGTCAAATAAACATTGACACAATTAAATCGAAAGCGTGTCTAAAAATTAGAAACAATAAATAAACATTTGACACCTCGAGAGCGTTGAAATATAAAACGTGTGGCACTTGTAAAATGCACACGTCGATCTCCAAAAAAAAAGGGCAAAACGACACCGTAGCCTTGATTCGAAGCATCATTTTCGCAGCGGCAGtatttctcaaatccgattccaaACGCCAAATTCAACGTCTTTCTCTCTCCTATCTCAGATCTCTTCTTTCTGTATTCGCACAATACCTGCATTTAACTATTCATTCTCGCTgcaaaaccctagcccccaatTGAAACATCTTTCAAGATTCACCGCCTGATTTCCCGCTTCATTGGATTCCCCAATCTAAAGCTCGAAACTTTCAATCGGAGGAGTAATGGTTGGAATTTGTAATGGAAGGCAGTAGAATAGTTGTCAACAATGCTGATGGCGACAGAGAAAACTGCAGCTCCGGAGACGGCCGCCCGCCGATTCCGAACTCTATAGCCGGCCGAGAAGCCTACCGACACTGCCTGGACTCTGGCGGCACGCCGCCGTTGAGCGCTAAGTCCCTTGTTCGCCATCCCTCTTTGGTAATTGCACTTGAAATTCGTCTATTTTCAGCTTAGAGTTGGGGCAATTGGGGAAATTGTTAGGGATTTTCAATATCTCATCAATGTACAAGTCATTAAATCTGAATCTGATTGGTTAGATTGTTCGATAAAATGTAATCCATAAAGAGGGAATAGTAAGGTTTTGAAGTGATTGTGGGTAAATTTCGTTGTGCTAGTGACTTACAATTGTATGTTGTCTCTATTTTCTTTCATCTCCCGGATTCGATTGGGAATTTAACTCAGCAATTGGCTGCTTGAACTAGATTTGAACATAACATTTTAATCTTTTATCGGTTTAGCTTAAGTCTTATGTTTCATGTACTCTCTGTTGGTTTATTGTTTACTGCAATTCTTGAGTAATTGGTTCAGCTTTCATTACATTTGATTTCTCAATTGGATTTTGACTGGAATGGTAGCAGGTGAGAAGCAGGGCATCAGAAATTTCGTTTGAACCAAGACTTAACCTAGATGATAGTGATGCTGAATATGTGCCTCTTCTCCGTTCGGGAGCATGGGCGGATGTTGGCTCTCGCTCGAACATGGAAGATGTATATGTTTGTGCGGACAACATGATGAATGACTATGGTTTAAGCGGCTCTAGTGAGAGTCCCAGTGCCTTCTATGGGGTTAGTAACTCTTTTTATTTCTTACTTTCGGCATGTGGAATTGTAGCTATTCTTGGATGTGGTGAAGAATCTTGTTTGGGGAGGTAACCAAAATTGATGGCTAGTAtgtaatgaaatattttctgtATTGGTCAGGTTTTTGATGGACATGGAGGGAAACATGCTGCTGACTTTGCGTGCTATAATTTGCCAAGGTTCATTGTCGAGGATGGAGATTTTCCGCTGGACATTGAGAGGGTACTGTCGTCGGCATTTTTACAGACGGATGCTGCTTTTGCAGAAGCTTGCTCCACGGATGCAGATCTTGCTTCAGGCACCACTGCTTTGGCAGCTCTGGTGATTGGGAGGTTGGTATCTTagttgtggatgattcattgtTGTGAACAAATGAGAAATGCTATTAATGGAATGTTTTCTGCTTGTCTCAATGTAGGTCACTGGTGGTGGCGAATGCTGGTGACTGCAGAGCAGTACTCTGTCG carries:
- the LOC121782821 gene encoding probable protein phosphatase 2C 57 isoform X1, with translation MEGSRIVVNNADGDRENCSSGDGRPPIPNSIAGREAYRHCLDSGGTPPLSAKSLVRHPSLQVRSRASEISFEPRLNLDDSDAEYVPLLRSGAWADVGSRSNMEDVYVCADNMMNDYGLSGSSESPSAFYGVFDGHGGKHAADFACYNLPRFIVEDGDFPLDIERVLSSAFLQTDAAFAEACSTDADLASGTTALAALVIGRSLVVANAGDCRAVLCRRGKAIEMSRDHKPVCLRERRRIEASGGYVYDGYLNGQLNVARALGDWHMEGLKGDDGGPLTAEPELMTTRLTEEDEFLIIGCDGMWDVFLSQNAVDFTRRRLQEHNDPLMCSKDLVDEALKRKSGDNLSVVVVCFQPEPPPNLMVPRGRVHRSISAEGLKELQSFLDDLDI
- the LOC121782821 gene encoding probable protein phosphatase 2C 57 isoform X2 — its product is MEGSRIVVNNADGDRENCSSGDGRPPIPNSIAGREAYRHCLDSGGTPPLSAKSLVRHPSLVRSRASEISFEPRLNLDDSDAEYVPLLRSGAWADVGSRSNMEDVYVCADNMMNDYGLSGSSESPSAFYGVFDGHGGKHAADFACYNLPRFIVEDGDFPLDIERVLSSAFLQTDAAFAEACSTDADLASGTTALAALVIGRSLVVANAGDCRAVLCRRGKAIEMSRDHKPVCLRERRRIEASGGYVYDGYLNGQLNVARALGDWHMEGLKGDDGGPLTAEPELMTTRLTEEDEFLIIGCDGMWDVFLSQNAVDFTRRRLQEHNDPLMCSKDLVDEALKRKSGDNLSVVVVCFQPEPPPNLMVPRGRVHRSISAEGLKELQSFLDDLDI